From Coregonus clupeaformis isolate EN_2021a unplaced genomic scaffold, ASM2061545v1 scaf1159, whole genome shotgun sequence, one genomic window encodes:
- the LOC121583017 gene encoding LOW QUALITY PROTEIN: cytochrome P450 1A1 (The sequence of the model RefSeq protein was modified relative to this genomic sequence to represent the inferred CDS: inserted 1 base in 1 codon), which translates to MVLMILPIIGSVSVSEGLVAMVTLCLVYMFMKYMHTEIPEGLKRLPGPRPLPIIGNVLEVQNNPHLSLTAMSERYGSVYQIQIGMRPVVVLSGSETVRQALIKQGEDFAGRPDLYSFKYINDGKSLAFSTDKSGVWRARRKLAMSALRSFATLEGSTPEYSCALEEHVCKEGEYLVKQLTSVMDVSGSFDPFRHIVVSVANVICGMCFGRRYSHDDQELLGLVNMSDEFGKVVGSGNPADFIPFLRYLPNRTMKRFMDINDRFNTFVQRIVSEHYETYDKDNIRDITDSLIDHCEDRKLDENANVQVSDEKIVGIVNDLFGAGFDTISTALSWAVVYLVAYPEIQERLHQELKKKVGMNRTPRLSDKTNLPLLEAFILEIFRHSSFMPFTIPHCTVKDTSLNGYFIPKDTCVFINQWQVNHDPELWKEPSSFNPDRFLSADGTELNKPXGGKVLTFGMGKRRCIGEAIGRNEVYLFLAILLQRLRFQEKPGHPLDMTPEYGLTMKHKRCQLKASLRAWGQEE; encoded by the exons ATGGTTCTCATGATACTACCCATTATTGGCTCAGTCTCTGTGTCTGAGGGGCTGGTGGCCATGGTAACACTATGCCTGGTGTACATGTTCATGAAGTACATGCACACAGAGATCCCAGAGGGACTGAAACGGCTCCCAGGACCAAGGCCCCTGCCCATCATCGGGAATGTGCTGGAGGTGCAGAACAACCCTCACCTCAGCCTGACTGCCATGAGCGAGCGCTACGGCTCAGTCTACCAGATCCAGATAGGGATGCGGCCAGTGGTTGTTCTGAGTGGCAGCGAGACAGTCCGCCAGGCTCTTATCAAGCAAGGGGAAGACTTCGCCGGGAGGCCCGATCTATACAGCTTCAAGTACATCAACGACGGCAAGAGCCTGGCCTTCAGCACCGACAAGTCTGGAGTGTGGCGCGCCCGCCGCAAGCTAGCTATGAGTGCCCTCCGCTCTTTCGCCACCCTGGAGGGATCGACCCCTGAGTACTCCTGTGCCCTGGAGGAGCACGTCTGCAAGGAGGGAGAGTACCTAGTAAAACAGCTGACCTCCGTCATGGATGTCAGTGGCAGCTTTGACCCCTTCCGCCATATTGTCGTATCGGTGGCCAACGTCATCTGTGGAATGTGCTTCGGCCGGCGCTACAGTCATGATGACCAGGAGCTGTTGGGCTTGGTGAACATGAGTGATGAGTTTGGAAAGGTGGTGGGCAGCGGCAACCCTGCAGACTTCATTCCCTTCCTTCGTTACCTACCCAACCGCACCATGAAGAGGTTTATGGATATCAATGACCGTTTCAACACCTTTGTGCAGAGGATTGTCAGCGAGCACTATGAAACCTATGACAAG GACAACATCCGTGACATCACTGACTCCCTCATTGACCACTGTGAGGACAGGAAACTAGATGAGAACGCCAACGTCCAGGTGTCTGATGAGAAAATTGTGGGCATTGTCAATGATCTGTTTGGGGCAG GTTTCGACACCATCAGCACAGCTCTGTCATGGGCTGTTGTGTACCTTGTGGCTTACCCAGAGATCCAGGAAAGACTGCATCAGGAACTGA AGAAAAAGGTGGGAATGAATCGCACTCCCCGTCTCTCAGACAAAACCAACTTACCTCTGCTGGAAGCTTTCATCCTGGAGATCTTCCGGCACTCTTCCTTCATGCCGTTCACCATCCCACACTG CACGGTCAAGGATACATCCCTCAATGGCTACTTCATTCCCAAGGACACCTGTGTCTTCATCAACCAGTGGCAGGTCAACCATGACCC GGAGCTGTGGAAGGAGCCTTCTTCATTCAACCCTGACCGTTTCCTGAGTGCTGATGGCACAGAACTCAACAAGC GAGGGGGAAAGGTGCTCACATTCGGCATGGGCAAGCGCCGCTGCATCGGTGAGGCCATCGGACGCAATGAGGTCTACCTCTTCTTGGCCATCCTGCTCCAAAGGCTGCGCTTCCAGGAGAAACCTGGACACCCACTGGACATGACCCCAGAGTACGGCCTCACCATGAAGCACAAGCGCTGTCAGCTGAAGGCTAGCCTGCGGGCATGGGGGCAGGAGGAGTGA